In one Pseudomonadota bacterium genomic region, the following are encoded:
- a CDS encoding SUMF1/EgtB/PvdO family nonheme iron enzyme, which produces MMRAFNLKSFSACILIVLTTFFLYACSGGGDDPAPVVAVPSTPTGLQITWVDDQITVSWDAVTGATSYNLYQATTTGVTKDNYASKAGGTKVSGVTSPIARTGLVAGTTYYFVVTAVNSGGESLSSSEVLTTPLAVPSNVQISWADGQVTVSWNAVSGATSYNLYQATEAGVTRDNFASKASGTMVSGVTSPTTRTGLTNGTPYYFVVTAVNSGGESLSSSQVSAAPLSAPTGFTRAAGNFQVALLWTAVTGATSYNVYYDTTAGVSKSTLNSVNVVTSPYILSSLTNGTPYYLVVTAVNSAGESDESTEIVAIPNPYGFEFVLVPAGVYTMGSPVGELGHDSFDEYEHQVTLTTPFFITATEVTQKQWQDIAMTAPSLDNAGDGFPVENITWDEAAGLLTTLNIQGWGIFRLPTEAEWEYAARAGSTTAFANGEITVTGSGAPDPVLVQIGWYGYNSGNVKKTVASAGVSNAWGIYDMHGNLAELTNDWFVSNLGTDPVLNPTGPGSGSFKAIRGGNFGDESQECRSAHRGGIVAPSTTKNGATGFRIVRDL; this is translated from the coding sequence ATGATGCGAGCATTCAATCTCAAATCCTTTTCCGCTTGTATTCTGATTGTCCTGACGACGTTTTTTCTCTATGCCTGCAGTGGCGGTGGAGATGATCCGGCACCGGTTGTAGCCGTTCCATCGACGCCCACCGGTCTGCAGATCACCTGGGTCGACGACCAGATCACCGTCAGCTGGGATGCAGTCACCGGCGCGACTTCGTATAATCTGTATCAGGCCACGACAACCGGGGTCACCAAGGATAATTATGCATCAAAAGCCGGAGGCACAAAGGTCTCCGGGGTAACGAGTCCCATTGCCAGAACTGGACTCGTCGCCGGAACTACCTATTACTTTGTTGTCACCGCAGTTAACAGCGGCGGTGAAAGCCTAAGCTCAAGCGAGGTTTTAACGACCCCTTTAGCTGTGCCGTCAAATGTGCAGATATCCTGGGCTGACGGCCAGGTCACCGTCAGTTGGAATGCGGTTTCCGGTGCCACCTCGTATAATCTGTACCAGGCCACCGAAGCCGGGGTCACCAGGGATAATTTTGCATCAAAGGCCAGTGGTACTATGGTTTCCGGGGTAACGAGTCCGACTACAAGGACTGGACTTACCAACGGGACCCCCTATTATTTTGTTGTTACCGCAGTTAACAGCGGTGGTGAAAGTCTCAGTTCAAGCCAAGTGTCCGCCGCTCCTCTTTCCGCGCCCACCGGATTTACCCGGGCGGCCGGTAATTTCCAGGTTGCTCTTCTATGGACTGCGGTGACCGGCGCTACTTCATATAATGTTTATTACGACACAACTGCCGGCGTCTCCAAATCCACACTTAACTCAGTTAACGTTGTGACAAGTCCGTATATATTGAGCAGTCTGACTAATGGCACGCCTTATTATCTCGTGGTGACCGCGGTTAACTCTGCCGGTGAAAGCGATGAGTCAACTGAGATTGTTGCCATCCCTAATCCGTATGGTTTCGAGTTTGTACTGGTCCCCGCAGGAGTCTATACCATGGGTAGTCCTGTTGGTGAGCTTGGACATGATTCTTTTGATGAGTATGAGCATCAGGTGACTTTGACCACACCATTTTTTATTACAGCCACAGAGGTGACACAAAAACAATGGCAGGATATAGCGATGACGGCCCCTTCACTTGATAATGCGGGGGATGGTTTTCCTGTGGAAAATATTACATGGGATGAGGCTGCCGGTTTATTGACAACATTAAATATACAAGGTTGGGGGATATTCAGGTTGCCTACGGAAGCTGAGTGGGAGTATGCAGCCCGTGCTGGTTCAACTACTGCATTTGCCAATGGTGAGATTACAGTCACAGGGTCTGGTGCCCCTGATCCTGTTTTGGTTCAAATTGGTTGGTACGGTTACAATTCCGGCAATGTGAAAAAAACTGTTGCAAGCGCAGGTGTTTCCAATGCATGGGGTATCTACGACATGCATGGAAACCTTGCTGAATTAACTAATGACTGGTTTGTGTCTAATCTCGGAACAGATCCGGTTCTTAACCCGACCGGTCCTGGCTCTGGATCTTTCAAGGCTATACGGGGTGGCAATTTTGGAGATGAATCACAGGAATGTCGTTCAGCACACAGGGGAGGGATAGTTGCCCCATCCACAACCAAGAATGGCGCGACCGGTTTCCGGATCGTTCGTGATTTATAA